One part of the Bradyrhizobium sp. CB1650 genome encodes these proteins:
- a CDS encoding phosphoribulokinase → MSRKHPIISITGSSGAGTTSVKKTFEQIFFRERVNAVYIEGDAFHRYDRADMRTQMAKEAERGNKHFSHFSPETNLFEELERAFRDYGETGTAMTRHYVHDAEESALHGAPPGTFTEWERLPENSDLLFYEGLHGAVVTDKVNVARHADLKIGVVPVINLEWIQKLHRDRSARGYSTGAVTDTILRRMPDYIHYICPQFTETDINFQRVPTVDTSNPFIARWIPTPDESMVVIRFKNPRGIDFPYLLSMLPHSWMSRANSIVCPGAKLDLAMQLILTPLIMQLIERKRSLK, encoded by the coding sequence ATGTCCAGGAAGCATCCGATCATCTCCATCACCGGCTCCTCAGGCGCGGGCACGACCTCGGTCAAGAAGACGTTCGAGCAGATCTTCTTCCGTGAGCGCGTCAACGCCGTCTACATCGAGGGCGATGCGTTCCATCGCTACGACCGCGCCGACATGCGCACGCAGATGGCGAAGGAGGCCGAGCGCGGCAACAAGCACTTCAGCCATTTCAGCCCCGAGACCAACCTGTTCGAAGAGCTGGAGCGGGCGTTCCGCGACTATGGCGAGACCGGTACCGCGATGACCCGGCACTACGTCCACGATGCCGAGGAATCCGCGCTGCATGGCGCGCCTCCCGGCACCTTCACCGAGTGGGAGCGGCTGCCCGAGAATTCGGATCTGCTGTTCTACGAGGGCCTGCACGGCGCCGTCGTCACCGACAAGGTCAACGTCGCGCGCCATGCCGACCTGAAGATCGGCGTCGTGCCCGTCATCAATCTCGAATGGATCCAGAAGCTGCACCGCGACCGCAGCGCGCGCGGCTATTCGACCGGGGCCGTCACCGACACCATCCTGCGGCGGATGCCGGATTACATCCACTACATCTGTCCGCAATTCACCGAGACCGACATCAACTTCCAGCGCGTGCCGACGGTCGATACGTCCAATCCGTTCATTGCGCGCTGGATCCCGACGCCCGATGAATCGATGGTCGTAATCCGCTTCAAGAACCCGCGCGGCATCGACTTCCCCTATCTGCTCTCGATGCTGCCGCATAGTTGGATGTCGCGTGCCAACTCGATCGTCTGTCCGGGCGCAAAACTCGATCTGGCGATGCAGCTCATCCTCACGCCGCTGATCATGCAGCTCATCGAGCGCAAGCGGAGCCTGAAGTGA